The following coding sequences are from one Leptolyngbya sp. NIES-3755 window:
- a CDS encoding hypothetical protein (hypothetical protein FJSC11DRAFT_4101;~similar to AA sequence:cyanobase_aa:LBDG_41780): MNRFWSVASKALGSVFLCGGGVVSIALSLSILALQPPTWALTILLIFLVFFGLTPSAIGGLLLYASSKANRHAIRDRFFQLLHLKQGRISLLDFSRATRLEPEIARRHLDIWAREYDANFEVSDVGEIYYVFSNELIPLPPANQPFEVVRQVVREVWRSF; the protein is encoded by the coding sequence ATGAATCGGTTTTGGAGCGTAGCAAGTAAAGCGTTAGGTAGCGTGTTTCTCTGCGGCGGCGGTGTGGTGTCGATCGCGCTTTCACTGTCAATCCTGGCGCTACAGCCCCCGACCTGGGCTTTAACGATCTTGCTGATTTTTCTGGTGTTTTTTGGTCTGACTCCAAGCGCGATCGGCGGACTTTTACTCTATGCAAGTTCCAAGGCGAATCGTCACGCCATTCGCGATCGCTTTTTCCAATTGCTCCATCTCAAACAAGGACGAATTTCGCTGCTCGATTTTTCCAGAGCAACACGGCTTGAACCTGAAATTGCCCGTCGCCATTTGGATATTTGGGCACGAGAATATGATGCCAACTTTGAAGTTAGCGATGTAGGTGAGATTTACTATGTGTTCTCGAATGAACTGATTCCGTTACCCCCTGCCAATCAACCGTTTGAAGTGGTGCGGCAAGTGGTACGAGAAGTTTGGCGATCGTTCTAG
- a CDS encoding amidase enhancer (similar to AA sequence:cyanobase_aa:LBDG_42570) yields MALTLTKLNPFILGFAALVGFATPAQAQSDVGIQVGIVQRFGDRTKDTMTLKANSGDQLSIRFDTDGKPQTLTAQEVKLATVMQRLPQPVVEERVIFSTHRSFESAEDQAQEWRAQGIEVEIAQPDRWQVWAKRDVYNTPLVRRLLLKSLQAKGIQTARIESRVIQEVPRPSWVLNGFRYTRDVVDISSGSGVIQVDREKDDLPNRPYGGVLRVQPNAYGNFTLVNFVGVETYLRGVVPHEIGTWAPQPVLEAQAVLARTYALRNLRRFVIDNYQLCATTQCQVYRGLEGAAASTDRAIQATRGKVLTYQNELVDAVYSSTSGGVTAGFNDIWHGWDRPYLRAVVDSVTPLWDLQSRSLSDERNFRAFINQKKGFNEDGTDMFRWRYQVSLAQLNQELREYLKAVRHPLVNFKTIQNIQVTQRSSGGRILKSQIITDAGTIELEKDDIQTVFEAPASTLFYVDAMMDKKTLKGFVFTGGGFGHGVGMSQVGSYNLGRLGWTSDRILSFYFPGTQLQPINNSITLWRERPLAQRS; encoded by the coding sequence TTGGCTCTGACATTGACTAAACTCAATCCATTCATTCTCGGTTTCGCCGCTTTGGTCGGATTTGCAACACCCGCACAGGCTCAGTCCGATGTGGGAATTCAAGTCGGTATTGTGCAGCGATTCGGCGATCGCACCAAAGACACGATGACTTTGAAGGCAAATTCTGGCGATCAATTAAGCATTCGATTTGATACCGATGGCAAACCGCAAACGCTCACAGCCCAAGAAGTAAAGCTCGCAACTGTGATGCAGCGGCTTCCTCAGCCTGTGGTGGAAGAACGGGTCATTTTCAGTACGCATCGGAGTTTTGAGTCTGCTGAAGATCAGGCGCAAGAATGGAGAGCGCAAGGGATTGAAGTGGAAATTGCACAGCCCGATCGATGGCAGGTTTGGGCGAAGCGAGATGTGTATAACACGCCATTAGTTCGACGATTGTTACTCAAAAGCTTGCAGGCGAAAGGGATTCAGACGGCTCGAATTGAGAGTCGAGTCATTCAGGAAGTACCGCGTCCGAGTTGGGTATTGAATGGGTTCCGGTATACCCGCGATGTGGTTGACATCTCATCGGGATCAGGCGTGATTCAGGTTGATCGAGAAAAAGATGATCTTCCAAATCGTCCGTATGGTGGCGTATTGCGAGTTCAACCAAATGCGTATGGCAACTTTACGCTGGTGAATTTTGTGGGAGTGGAAACGTATCTTAGAGGTGTAGTTCCCCACGAAATTGGCACTTGGGCACCTCAACCCGTGTTAGAAGCTCAGGCAGTGTTAGCTCGAACGTATGCGCTGCGGAACTTACGTCGATTTGTGATTGATAATTATCAACTCTGTGCGACGACTCAATGCCAAGTGTATCGCGGATTAGAGGGAGCCGCAGCTTCTACCGATCGAGCAATTCAGGCAACTCGCGGCAAGGTGCTGACTTATCAGAACGAACTCGTAGACGCGGTTTATTCATCAACCAGTGGTGGTGTTACGGCAGGATTTAACGATATCTGGCATGGTTGGGATCGTCCTTATCTGAGAGCCGTGGTTGATTCGGTAACCCCGCTGTGGGATTTACAGTCCCGGAGTTTGTCAGATGAGCGGAATTTCCGAGCGTTTATTAATCAAAAGAAAGGCTTTAACGAAGATGGAACCGATATGTTCCGCTGGCGTTATCAAGTGTCTCTGGCTCAATTGAATCAGGAGCTACGAGAGTATTTGAAAGCGGTGCGGCATCCTTTGGTGAACTTCAAAACGATTCAGAATATTCAAGTCACTCAGCGATCGAGTGGTGGAAGAATTCTGAAGTCTCAGATTATTACCGATGCAGGAACGATCGAGCTTGAGAAAGACGATATCCAAACCGTGTTTGAAGCGCCTGCGAGTACCTTGTTCTATGTCGATGCGATGATGGACAAGAAAACGCTGAAAGGCTTTGTCTTCACAGGTGGCGGCTTCGGACATGGAGTGGGAATGAGTCAGGTTGGATCGTACAATCTGGGTCGATTGGGATGGACAAGCGATCGTATTCTCAGCTTCTATTTCCCTGGAACGCAACTACAACCGATTAATAATTCGATTACTTTGTGGCGCGAACGCCCTTTGGCGCAGCGAAGCTAA
- a CDS encoding ParB domain-containing protein nuclease (similar to AA sequence:cyanobase_aa:LBDG_42560), with translation MKVQEIPISQIRRPLFRQNDQEKVKNLMESISEIGLQEPIDILEVDGQYYGFSGCHRYEACSRLGHETILCNVRRAPKSILKHHLA, from the coding sequence ATGAAAGTTCAAGAGATCCCTATCAGTCAAATTCGCCGCCCCCTCTTTCGGCAGAACGACCAAGAGAAAGTGAAAAATCTCATGGAATCGATTTCCGAAATTGGACTGCAAGAACCGATCGATATCTTAGAAGTAGACGGACAATACTATGGATTTTCAGGCTGTCACCGCTACGAAGCCTGTAGCCGTCTCGGACATGAAACGATTTTGTGCAATGTTCGCCGCGCTCCAAAATCCATTCTTAAACATCATTTAGCTTAA
- a CDS encoding hypothetical protein (similar to AA sequence:cyanobase_aa:LBDG_42550): MVSPVAIGIEDTKRQAIAEGLSRLLADTYTLYLKTHNFHWNVTGPMFQTLHLMFETQYTELALAVDSIAERIRALGYPAPGTYSEYAKLSSIDETPGVPKADEMIKLLVQGQEAVVRTARSLFPLVDEANDEPTADLLTQRMQVHEKTAWMLRSLLES, from the coding sequence ATGGTTAGTCCAGTTGCCATTGGCATTGAAGATACAAAACGACAAGCGATCGCGGAAGGGTTATCGCGCTTGTTGGCAGACACCTACACGTTGTATTTGAAAACCCACAATTTCCACTGGAACGTCACAGGTCCGATGTTCCAAACGTTGCACCTCATGTTTGAAACGCAGTACACCGAGCTTGCCTTAGCAGTGGACTCGATCGCAGAACGGATTCGAGCATTGGGATATCCGGCTCCCGGAACCTATAGTGAGTATGCGAAGTTAAGTTCGATCGATGAAACGCCTGGTGTGCCCAAAGCTGATGAAATGATCAAGCTCTTGGTGCAAGGACAAGAAGCCGTCGTGAGAACGGCTCGATCGTTGTTCCCGCTCGTGGATGAAGCGAATGACGAACCGACAGCGGATCTCTTAACTCAACGGATGCAAGTGCATGAGAAAACCGCTTGGATGCTACGGAGCTTGTTGGAGTCCTAA
- a CDS encoding hypothetical protein (similar to AA sequence:cyanobase_aa:Ava_1082), whose protein sequence is MTNGNHRPIDTRSEYLYDLLERIRQRPGMYLGSVSVTRLSAFLGGYMCSRTESQLPDTPQEEEFSGFQDWIQARYKITSAHGWEQIILFHSSDEKDAFHRFFQLLDEFRNGEPADISQIWKKDKVTETIPQTAQS, encoded by the coding sequence ATGACAAATGGAAATCATCGCCCGATCGATACTCGATCTGAATATCTATACGATCTTCTGGAGCGGATTCGACAAAGACCTGGAATGTATTTAGGGAGCGTGTCAGTAACTCGGTTAAGTGCGTTTCTCGGTGGCTACATGTGTTCTAGAACTGAATCGCAATTGCCAGACACTCCGCAAGAAGAGGAATTTAGCGGATTTCAGGATTGGATTCAGGCACGTTATAAGATTACGTCTGCTCACGGTTGGGAGCAAATTATTCTGTTTCACTCTTCAGATGAGAAGGATGCGTTTCATCGGTTCTTTCAACTTTTAGATGAGTTTCGTAATGGTGAACCTGCGGACATTTCTCAAATTTGGAAGAAAGATAAGGTGACCGAAACAATTCCGCAGACGGCTCAATCTTGA
- a CDS encoding tetratricopeptide TPR_1 repeat-containing protein (similar to AA sequence:cyanobase_aa:LBDG_00230), translated as MVKMFRLRRSLFSVGLFLCLGLMPQIVRAQSNELDNLIEQGREYVEARNWDGALQAFQRASAIDNRNPRIFSGIGFIFAQQGRFQEAAEAYRQAVTLEPTNADFVYALGFSLANLGNDDAAETAYRRATELDRRNVNAFLGLGTVLARQGQTAQALAAYQQAASLDRRNAAAHEAIGLMLIQQGRVAQGITSLQTAATLDPRRASTQIGLGIALLERDNLSGALAAFNRAVRIDPNNPKLHLQIGKILREKGNNAEAIRAFQRSVNLDSSSVEAQFALAETALAQNETMRAVMAFREVVKLDPNNAYAYYQMGIALKARDFPSDAIEAFETARKLFEEQGKNEEMKQAERAIGETKR; from the coding sequence ATGGTGAAAATGTTTCGTCTTCGTCGATCGCTCTTTTCTGTTGGACTGTTCTTGTGCCTCGGATTGATGCCCCAAATAGTTCGTGCTCAATCGAATGAGTTGGATAATTTGATCGAACAGGGGCGGGAATATGTGGAGGCGCGAAACTGGGATGGTGCATTACAAGCCTTTCAACGCGCTTCAGCGATCGATAATCGCAATCCCAGAATTTTCTCTGGAATCGGCTTCATTTTTGCTCAACAAGGTCGATTCCAAGAGGCGGCAGAGGCGTACCGACAGGCAGTGACGCTAGAGCCAACGAATGCAGATTTTGTCTATGCACTTGGGTTTAGTTTGGCGAACCTGGGGAATGATGACGCGGCTGAAACGGCGTACCGTCGAGCGACTGAGTTGGATCGGCGGAATGTGAATGCCTTTCTAGGACTGGGAACGGTATTAGCACGTCAGGGACAAACGGCTCAAGCATTAGCGGCATATCAACAAGCAGCATCGCTCGATCGCAGAAATGCAGCGGCACATGAAGCGATCGGGTTGATGCTGATTCAACAAGGCAGAGTCGCTCAAGGGATTACCTCTCTGCAAACCGCCGCAACGCTTGATCCTAGAAGAGCAAGTACTCAAATCGGGCTAGGAATTGCACTCTTAGAGCGAGATAATCTGTCAGGTGCATTAGCCGCCTTTAATCGAGCCGTCCGAATTGATCCAAACAATCCGAAGCTGCATTTGCAAATTGGTAAGATTTTGCGTGAAAAAGGAAATAATGCTGAGGCGATCAGAGCCTTTCAGCGATCGGTCAATCTCGATTCCAGTTCAGTCGAAGCACAGTTCGCATTGGCAGAAACGGCACTAGCTCAAAATGAAACGATGCGAGCAGTCATGGCGTTTCGAGAAGTGGTCAAGCTCGATCCGAACAATGCGTATGCTTACTATCAAATGGGCATTGCATTGAAAGCGCGAGATTTTCCTAGCGATGCGATCGAGGCGTTTGAAACCGCGAGAAAGCTGTTTGAAGAGCAGGGTAAAAATGAGGAAATGAAACAGGCGGAAAGAGCGATCGGGGAAACGAAACGCTAA
- a CDS encoding hypothetical protein (similar to AA sequence:cyanobase_aa:Npun_F4817), with protein MLMTTTDVIQNAVIESYLGIVTAEVVYGTNALKDFFAGIRDIIGGRTAGYERVFEQGQQNALAELQKRAQNLGANAIVGIEVNTGTINLDQSGVLLLITATGTAVKIR; from the coding sequence ATGTTGATGACCACAACCGATGTAATCCAGAATGCGGTGATCGAATCATACCTTGGCATTGTCACTGCTGAAGTGGTTTACGGAACGAATGCGCTGAAAGATTTTTTTGCTGGCATCAGAGACATTATTGGCGGACGAACAGCGGGCTATGAACGAGTGTTTGAGCAAGGACAACAAAATGCCCTGGCTGAATTGCAAAAGCGGGCACAAAATCTAGGTGCCAATGCGATCGTGGGTATCGAAGTGAATACAGGCACGATCAACTTAGATCAGTCTGGTGTTCTTTTGCTCATTACTGCGACCGGAACAGCAGTGAAAATTCGCTGA
- a CDS encoding hypothetical protein (hypothetical protein MicvaDRAFT_4858;~similar to AA sequence:cyanobase_aa:LBDG_00240) — MAYTNRPVAEAAVIPVAGDYHDRVRWGPIIAGLTVALVSQLILSALGAAIGATSIANSGAPRSDAGGVASAVGIWATISLLISLFLGSWVMARACGPMNRSTALLNGAILWATTLALSAYLLASGVSGAFGLAVSSAANAAGAALPQTGVPNVDPNAATPNISAQDARNIAGNTATAGWSFVIGSLLGLAAALAGAAVGTRKPRATTAYVEPNRGM, encoded by the coding sequence ATGGCATATACTAATCGTCCAGTCGCTGAAGCAGCAGTCATTCCAGTCGCAGGTGATTACCACGATCGAGTTCGTTGGGGTCCGATTATCGCAGGTTTGACCGTTGCGTTGGTTTCTCAGTTGATTCTAAGTGCGTTGGGTGCGGCAATTGGAGCCACCTCGATCGCGAATTCGGGTGCACCTCGATCGGATGCTGGTGGTGTGGCAAGCGCAGTCGGAATTTGGGCAACGATCAGTTTGTTGATTTCGCTGTTTCTGGGTAGCTGGGTGATGGCACGCGCTTGCGGTCCGATGAACCGTAGCACCGCGTTGCTCAATGGTGCAATCCTCTGGGCGACCACTTTGGCTCTGAGTGCTTACCTATTGGCAAGTGGGGTTTCGGGTGCGTTTGGTCTGGCAGTATCGAGTGCGGCGAATGCGGCGGGTGCGGCTCTGCCTCAGACGGGTGTGCCGAACGTTGATCCGAATGCAGCGACTCCGAATATTTCGGCGCAAGATGCTCGTAACATTGCAGGCAACACGGCAACCGCAGGCTGGTCGTTCGTGATTGGTTCATTGCTTGGTTTAGCGGCAGCATTGGCGGGTGCAGCAGTGGGAACTCGTAAGCCTCGTGCAACGACCGCTTATGTGGAACCAAATCGCGGAATGTAA
- a CDS encoding molybdenum cofactor biosynthesis protein C (similar to AA sequence:cyanobase_aa:LBDG_00260), giving the protein MTQNSEKSIDLSHLDATGQAQMVDVSAKSATTRQATAIAHVRMKLETMNAIESGNSPKGDVLGTARIAGIMAAKQTSNLIPLCHPLPIQKVEVNITPKPELPGYEIQATVKIKAETGVEMEALTAASIAALTLYDMAKAIEKSITIEQIYLLNKTGGKSGDYSREQDR; this is encoded by the coding sequence ATGACACAAAATTCTGAAAAATCGATCGATCTTTCTCATCTTGATGCGACCGGACAGGCGCAAATGGTGGATGTCTCAGCAAAATCCGCCACGACAAGACAAGCCACCGCGATCGCTCATGTTCGGATGAAGCTAGAAACCATGAATGCGATCGAGTCGGGCAATTCTCCGAAAGGTGATGTTCTCGGTACGGCTCGAATCGCTGGAATCATGGCGGCGAAACAAACCTCAAATCTGATTCCGCTCTGTCATCCTTTGCCGATTCAGAAAGTCGAGGTGAATATCACACCCAAACCAGAACTCCCTGGATATGAAATTCAGGCAACGGTGAAAATTAAAGCGGAAACGGGTGTGGAAATGGAAGCGCTCACGGCAGCCTCGATCGCAGCTTTAACGCTCTATGACATGGCAAAAGCGATCGAGAAGTCGATCACGATCGAGCAAATTTATCTCTTAAACAAAACGGGTGGCAAATCTGGCGATTATTCGCGGGAACAAGATCGGTAA
- a CDS encoding hypothetical protein (similar to AA sequence:cyanobase_aa:LBDG_00270) yields MTLPPIVYLGTPKLVSSLMKQFSELELSEALFNSIAQALESCCHSGQLSAEEYLLLLDSVWFTLDFGTRLPR; encoded by the coding sequence TTGACACTGCCCCCAATTGTTTATCTCGGCACTCCCAAGTTGGTATCCTCACTCATGAAACAATTTAGCGAATTAGAACTCTCAGAAGCGCTGTTTAACTCGATCGCTCAAGCGCTTGAATCCTGCTGCCATTCCGGTCAGCTATCGGCTGAAGAATACTTACTGCTGCTCGATTCAGTCTGGTTCACGCTCGATTTTGGCACTCGACTGCCTCGATAA
- a CDS encoding hypothetical protein (similar to AA sequence:cyanobase_aa:MAE18590), translating into MNRNRLPSAEVSRLHRENLQRNLQRRMEAAKARGDQALLRMLEAEANYLR; encoded by the coding sequence ATGAATAGAAATCGTCTCCCCTCAGCAGAAGTTTCAAGACTGCATCGTGAAAATCTGCAACGGAATCTTCAACGTCGAATGGAAGCAGCGAAAGCTCGTGGTGATCAAGCGTTGCTCCGGATGCTTGAAGCAGAAGCAAACTACCTGCGATAA
- a CDS encoding hypothetical protein (protein of unknown function DUF62;~similar to AA sequence:cyanobase_aa:LBDG_00280) produces the protein MIVTLLTDFGLSDVYVGVMKGAIAQINPQIQTIDLTHEILPQDIAAARFHLMNAYPYFPEGTVHVAVVDPGVGSERRSIAVQLKSGYVVAPDNGLISGILKDSLGAVELNNPNYWRCQTPSATFHGRDIFAPVGAHLASGVPLQKLGTEIDLSSIVRLPIPDVIETETELRGVIQAIDHFGNLITNISGEKIRDRAWNIRVNQTLYPGKKTYADARIGEIVGLVGSHGWIELAMNRGNAQSFLKLKVGDEIALTVRST, from the coding sequence ATGATTGTTACCTTGTTGACCGATTTCGGATTGAGCGATGTTTATGTTGGCGTAATGAAGGGCGCGATCGCTCAAATCAATCCCCAAATTCAAACGATCGATTTAACGCACGAGATTCTACCTCAAGATATTGCCGCTGCTCGTTTCCATTTGATGAATGCTTACCCTTATTTTCCAGAGGGAACCGTTCATGTTGCGGTGGTTGATCCGGGAGTTGGGAGTGAACGTCGATCGATTGCCGTTCAACTCAAATCAGGTTACGTAGTTGCGCCTGATAACGGATTGATCAGTGGCATTTTGAAGGATTCGCTGGGTGCTGTTGAGTTGAACAATCCGAACTATTGGCGATGTCAAACTCCAAGTGCCACTTTTCACGGGCGCGATATTTTTGCCCCGGTCGGAGCGCATCTTGCGAGTGGTGTTCCGTTACAAAAATTGGGCACTGAAATTGATTTAAGCTCGATCGTGCGATTGCCAATTCCTGATGTGATTGAAACGGAAACAGAATTGAGAGGTGTGATTCAAGCGATCGATCATTTCGGCAATTTGATCACCAATATTTCAGGGGAAAAGATCCGCGATCGCGCCTGGAACATCCGTGTGAATCAAACTCTTTATCCAGGTAAGAAAACTTACGCGGATGCTCGAATTGGTGAAATTGTTGGATTAGTCGGGAGTCACGGATGGATCGAACTCGCGATGAATCGTGGTAATGCTCAGAGTTTTCTGAAATTGAAAGTTGGAGATGAGATCGCGCTTACTGTCCGATCGACTTAA
- a CDS encoding inositol monophosphatase family protein (similar to AA sequence:cyanobase_aa:LBDG_00290): MNFSEIKAFSERITHQVGMQLLKDFGQVQAAEKADGSLVTQSDQWADEQIRNEIAKTFPTHGVLSEEVEHLFPDRDWCWIIDPLDGTTNFARGLPLWGISIALLYQGTPVFGYVHLPPLNQSFHGFWQGNSGLDLPTGAFLNDKSIHSSQEALTRNHFFNLCARSTSVLQNPFPAKIRMLGVATYNLLTVAAGSTMGGVEATPKIWDIAAVWAIVQAAGAVWYPLQSEPIFPLEVGKDYSTRSFPTLVVSREDLVSVFEPLVKSIGQ, from the coding sequence ATGAATTTTTCGGAGATTAAAGCTTTTTCCGAACGGATCACGCATCAAGTCGGAATGCAATTGCTGAAAGATTTTGGACAGGTACAGGCGGCGGAAAAAGCAGATGGAAGCTTGGTTACGCAGTCCGATCAATGGGCTGATGAGCAAATTCGGAACGAAATCGCCAAAACCTTCCCCACTCACGGGGTACTGAGCGAAGAAGTTGAGCATCTTTTTCCTGATCGCGATTGGTGCTGGATTATTGATCCGCTGGATGGTACGACGAATTTTGCTCGTGGATTGCCACTTTGGGGAATCTCGATCGCGCTTCTCTATCAAGGCACTCCGGTGTTTGGCTATGTGCATCTTCCACCGCTGAATCAATCGTTTCACGGGTTTTGGCAAGGTAACTCAGGATTAGACTTGCCGACTGGAGCCTTTCTAAACGACAAATCGATTCATTCTAGTCAAGAAGCACTGACCCGCAATCACTTTTTCAATCTTTGTGCCCGAAGTACTTCGGTGTTGCAAAATCCCTTTCCAGCAAAGATTCGGATGTTAGGAGTTGCGACTTATAACTTACTGACGGTTGCAGCCGGCTCAACAATGGGCGGCGTTGAAGCAACTCCGAAGATTTGGGATATTGCGGCAGTTTGGGCGATCGTACAAGCGGCGGGAGCGGTTTGGTATCCGTTGCAGTCTGAGCCGATTTTTCCGCTAGAAGTTGGAAAAGATTACAGTACTCGATCGTTTCCCACTTTAGTGGTGAGCCGAGAAGATTTGGTTTCTGTGTTTGAGCCTTTGGTTAAGTCGATCGGACAGTAA
- a CDS encoding hypothetical protein (hypothetical protein alr7102;~similar to AA sequence:cyanobase_aa:LBDG_14950), with amino-acid sequence MTQAKLQFRTIEEFLNYDDGTDTRYELVDGVLVEMGAEKPINTAIAVFLIGYFLQLGIPVSRIGIKHLIAVSSSKVTARDPDLMVHSEASRNAMNQTSQSFLSALMPAPMLVIEVVSPGEPGSENYERDYIDKPREYAERGIPEYWLIDPGRAVVKILRLEGDRYQSQEFRNEERIVSAAFPELQLTAKQILEAGS; translated from the coding sequence ATGACCCAAGCGAAACTACAATTTAGAACAATCGAAGAATTTTTGAACTATGACGATGGGACTGACACCCGGTATGAGTTGGTGGATGGGGTGTTGGTAGAGATGGGAGCCGAAAAACCAATTAATACTGCGATCGCTGTTTTTCTGATTGGATACTTTCTACAGCTTGGAATTCCAGTCTCTCGCATCGGTATCAAGCATTTGATTGCTGTCAGTTCGTCGAAAGTCACGGCACGAGATCCCGATTTGATGGTTCATTCTGAAGCGTCACGAAATGCAATGAATCAAACGTCTCAATCGTTTTTGTCTGCTTTGATGCCTGCTCCGATGCTAGTGATTGAGGTTGTTTCTCCTGGCGAACCTGGGAGTGAAAACTATGAGCGTGATTATATTGATAAACCCAGAGAGTATGCAGAGCGCGGCATTCCTGAATATTGGCTGATTGATCCAGGTCGAGCCGTTGTGAAGATCCTGAGGTTAGAGGGCGATCGCTATCAATCTCAGGAATTTAGAAATGAAGAACGCATCGTTTCTGCTGCATTTCCAGAGTTACAACTGACCGCAAAGCAAATCTTAGAGGCGGGATCATGA
- a CDS encoding hypothetical protein (hypothetical protein MAE_55200;~similar to AA sequence:cyanobase_aa:LBDG_30470) — MITQPPRIKLLTMFQLGLYQMGLGMMSVLTLGVLNRVMIKELAIPATIAAGAIAVHQFMAPARLWFGQMSDAKSIAGYHRTSYVWIASVLFSLTAFLAVQVMWQVGASLQTVGWGTPTQIWIGILGLVFALYGLTLSAGSTPFAALLVDVSEEEERSKLVGIVWSMLMVGIVIGAIITSRLLPGEGTASLEALRPAVDRVFIIIPSIVCGLAILATFGIEKKYSRFSARTTVSDREDQITLNRAIRVLTASPQTGLFFTFLLFMTISLFMQDAVMESYGGQVFNMSVSETTRLNAFWGMGTLIGISSAGFAIVPRLGKTRTAKLGCVLVAVCMILIIATGFTANPKLLQSGLFLFGLASGITTTGAISLMLDLTAVETAGTFIGAWGLAQALARALATIFGGGALDVGKSIFSNLTLAYSVVFGLQAIGMLIAVGLLSRVDVKAFRTNTKAAISTILQGELD, encoded by the coding sequence ATGATCACACAACCACCCAGAATTAAGCTTTTAACCATGTTCCAACTCGGTCTGTATCAGATGGGGTTAGGCATGATGTCGGTGTTAACGCTTGGTGTTCTCAACCGAGTCATGATCAAAGAATTGGCGATTCCAGCCACGATCGCAGCAGGAGCGATCGCGGTTCATCAATTCATGGCTCCTGCACGATTGTGGTTTGGGCAGATGTCGGATGCAAAATCGATCGCAGGGTATCACCGCACGAGCTATGTTTGGATCGCGTCGGTCTTGTTCTCGCTGACGGCATTTCTCGCAGTTCAAGTGATGTGGCAAGTTGGAGCGAGTTTGCAGACGGTCGGATGGGGAACTCCAACGCAAATTTGGATTGGGATTTTGGGCTTGGTGTTTGCGCTGTATGGATTGACGCTGAGTGCTGGATCGACTCCGTTTGCGGCGTTGTTGGTCGATGTATCGGAAGAAGAAGAGCGATCGAAACTCGTCGGAATTGTTTGGTCGATGCTGATGGTCGGGATTGTGATTGGTGCAATTATCACGTCTCGATTGTTGCCAGGGGAAGGAACCGCGAGTTTAGAAGCGTTGCGTCCAGCCGTCGATCGAGTCTTTATTATCATTCCAAGTATTGTTTGTGGATTGGCAATCTTAGCGACCTTCGGAATTGAGAAGAAATATTCGCGGTTTAGTGCGAGAACGACCGTTAGCGATCGAGAAGATCAAATTACCTTAAATCGTGCAATCCGAGTTTTAACCGCTTCACCTCAAACCGGATTATTTTTCACCTTCTTGCTATTCATGACGATTAGTTTATTCATGCAAGATGCGGTGATGGAATCGTATGGCGGACAAGTCTTTAACATGTCGGTTTCGGAAACAACTCGATTGAATGCGTTTTGGGGCATGGGAACGCTGATCGGAATTAGTAGTGCAGGATTCGCGATCGTGCCTCGTCTCGGTAAAACTAGAACTGCCAAACTTGGTTGCGTTCTCGTTGCTGTTTGTATGATTTTGATCATCGCTACAGGCTTTACCGCAAATCCTAAGCTTTTACAAAGTGGACTGTTTCTATTCGGATTGGCATCAGGAATCACGACAACGGGTGCAATTAGTTTGATGCTTGATCTCACTGCGGTTGAAACGGCTGGAACCTTTATTGGTGCGTGGGGATTGGCGCAAGCATTGGCGAGAGCGTTGGCAACAATTTTCGGGGGTGGTGCTTTAGACGTGGGTAAAAGTATCTTCTCGAATTTGACATTGGCGTATTCAGTTGTATTTGGACTGCAAGCGATCGGAATGTTGATTGCAGTCGGATTGCTCAGTCGCGTCGATGTCAAAGCGTTTCGGACGAATACGAAAGCAGCAATTTCAACCATTCTCCAAGGTGAGTTAGACTGA